One genomic window of Syngnathoides biaculeatus isolate LvHL_M chromosome 13, ASM1980259v1, whole genome shotgun sequence includes the following:
- the LOC133510649 gene encoding zinc finger protein 521 isoform X3 yields the protein MKTHASNKPHKCPVCRRGFLSSSSLHGHMQVHERGKEGGASGLCRVDDWKLKETRKCTRCEEGFDVPEDLQRHIAECHPECSPSEDGGLGATLQCIYCHEPFGDESALLTHIDQAHSRDRKSHSCAICSEHFLSVEDLCAHMDIHQLPESSNHSNSPSLLTVGYTSVSSTTPDSNLSVDSSTMVETAPPVPKTRGRRKRAAHNASDIGGRAAKQPKVSYSCMYCNKQVFSSLAVLQIHLRTMHLDKPEQAHTCQFCLEVLPSILNLNEHLKQVHNAEALLAGLPDSLLQCNFCPEILSDLNALQEHIRCSHGFPSPVAKESNAFFCPQCFMGFLTETTLDEHVRQTHCDGGSLRFDSPLAVTPKEPIVEVYSCSYCTNSPIFNSVLKLNKHIKENHKNIPLALNYINNGKKTLHALSPSSPITIEQASMLKQGGSAARSSSEFICNQCGAKYTNLDLFQTHLKTHLDGLQPQLTCPQCNKEFPNQESLLKHVTIHFTITSTYYICESCDKQFTSVDDLQKHLLDMHTFVFFRCTLCQEVFDSKVSTQLHLAVKHSNEKKVYRCTSCNWDFRHETDLQLHVKHSHLENQGRAHRCIFCGESFGTEVELQCHITTHSKKYNCRFCSKAFHAIVLLEKHLREKHCVFEGKAQNCGANGSVLSGTDGHPKDEAELQGLLTNSHGTGTAGGSAVESQNSHDGSEEEVETAEPMYSCDICGASYTMESLLTNHQLRDHNIRPGESAMMKRKAEMIKGNHKCNVCSRTFFSEAGLREHMQTHLGPVKHYMCPICGERFPSLLTLTEHKVTHSKSLDTGSCRICKMPLHSEEDFLEHCQMHPDLRNSLTGFRCVVCMQTVTSTLELKIHGTFHMQKTGTMSANQSTGRGNAISHNQQLHNVQKPFKCASCLKDFRSKQDLVKLDINGLPYGLCASCVASAGSKSSSPMMNGGRQQQHQGGAPTPAPNAPQWIQGESLSPGEGKSKTASSSSSSSSTSSTAATKTRCSTCNVKFESEAELQNHVQTVHAGDSGSGQLKTPQMSPMPRSSPSQTEEKKTYQCIKCQMVFYSEWDIQVHVANHMLEEGLNHECKLCSQSFDSPAKLQCHLIEHSFEGMGGTFKCPVCFTVFVQANKLQQHIFSAHGQEDKIYDCSQCPQKFFFQTELQNHTLTQHSS from the exons ATGAAAACTCACGCCTCCAACAAACCCCACAAGTGCCCCGTGTGCCGCCGAGGCTTCCTCTCCTCCAGCTCGCTGCACGGCCACATGCAAGTGCACGAGCGAGGCAAGGAGGGCGGCGCTTCCGGCCTCTGTCGAGTTGACGACTGGAAGCTGAAAGAGACGCGCAAGTGCACCCGTTGCGAGGAAGGCTTCGATGTCCCGGAAGACCTGCAACGGCACATTGCCGAGTGCCACCCGGAGTGCTCCCCGTCAGAGGACGGAGGGCTGGGTGCCACCCTTCAGTGCATCTACTGCCACGAGCCCTTCGGCGACGAAAGCGCGCTGCTGACCCACATCGACCAGGCCCACAGCCGGGACCGGAAGAGCCACTCCTGCGCTATCTGCTCCGAGCACTTTTTGTCTGTTGAAGACCTCTGCGCTCACATGGACATCCACCAGCTCCCCGAATCTAGTAACCACAGTAACAGCCCTTCTTTGCTGACTGTGGGCTACACTTCTGTCTCGAGCACCACTCCTGACTCCAACCTTTCCGTTGACAGCTCAACAATGGTAGAAACCGCGCCGCCCGTCCCCAAGACTCGGGGCAGGAGGAAGAGGGCTGCTCACAACGCATCGGACATCGGGGGACGGGCTGCCAAACAGCCGAAGGTTTCTTACAGTTGCATGTACTGCAACAAGCAAGTGTTCTCCAGTCTGGCTGTGCTTCAGATTCACCTACGGACCATGCATCTGGACAAGCCGGAGCAGGCTCACACCTGCCAGTTTTGCTTGGAGGTCCTGCCCTCCATATTAAATCTAAATGAACATCTGAAGCAGGTCCACAACGCCGAAGCCCTGCTGGCCGGCTTGCCCGACTCCCTCCTTCAATGCAACTTCTGCCCCGAGATACTGAGCGATCTCAATGCCCTGCAGGAGCACATCCGCTGTTCCCACGGCTTCCCAAGTCCCGTCGCCAAGGAGAGCAACGCCTTCTTCTGCCCCCAATGCTTCATGGGCTTCTTGACCGAGACGACCTTGGACGAGCATGTTCGTCAGACTCACTGCGACGGGGGTAGCCTGCGTTTCGACTCTCCTTTGGCTGTCACTCCCAAGGAGCCCATCGTGGAGGTTTACTCCTGCTCGTACTGCACCAATTCTCCCATCTTCAACAGCGTACTGAAGCTCAACAAACACATCAAGGAGAATCATAAGAACATCCCCCTTGCACTCAACTACATCAATAATGGAAAGAAGACGTTGCACGCTCTCAGCCCCTCGTCTCCAATAACTATAGAACAAGCGTCCATGCTCAAGCAAGGTGGCTCCGCCGCACGCTCTTCCAGCGAGTTCATATGTAACCAGTGCGGGGCCAAGTATACCAACTTAGATCTCTTCCAGACTCACCTGAAGACTCACCTAGACGGCCTGCAACCTCAACTCACCTGCCCGCAGTGCAACAAAGAGTTCCCCAACCAGGAGTCCCTTCTGAAGCACGTCACCATTCACTTCACAATCACCTCCACGTATTACATCTGCGAGAGTTGCGACAAGCAGTTCACATCTGTGGATGACCTGCAGAAGCACCTGCTGGACATGCACACCTTCGTTTTTTTCCGTTGCACTCTGTGTCAGGAGGTTTTTGACTCAAAGGTTTCCACCCAACTCCACTTAGCTGTGAAGCACAGCAATGAGAAGAAGGTGTACCGCTGCACCTCCTGCAACTGGGACTTCAGGCACGAAACAGATCTGCAGTTACACGTCAAACACAGCCACCTGGAAAACCAAGGCCGTGCCCATCGTTGCATCTTCTGCGGGGAGTCGTTTGGGACCGAGGTGGAGCTGCAGTGTCACATCACCACCCACAGCAAGAAGTACAACTGCCGCTTCTGCAGCAAGGCCTTCCACGCGATCGTGCTGTTGGAGAAACATTTGCGGGAGAAGCATTGCGTCTTCGAGGGAAAAGCGCAGAACTGCGGCGCTAACGGCTCGGTGTTAAGCGGGACAGATGGCCATCCAAAAGATGAAGCGGAGTTGCAGGGTCTTCTGACCAACAGCCACGGTACGGGCACCGCGGGAGGATCTGCAGTGGAGTCCCAGAACAGCCACGACGGAAgcgaggaggaggtggaaacTGCAGAGCCCATGTATAGCTGCGACATCTGTGGGGCCTCCTACACAATGGAGTCGCTCCTCACCAACCACCAGCTGCGGGACCACAACATTCGCCCCGGTGAGAGCGCCATGATGAAACGGAAAGCTGAAATGATCAAAGGAAACCACAAGTGCAATGTGTGCTCTCGCACCTTCTTCTCTGAGGCCGGTCTGAGGGAGCATATGCAGACCCACCTCGGGCCCGTCAAGCACTACATGTGTCCCATCTGCGGTGAGCGCTTCCCCTCTTTGCTCACCCTGACGGAACACAAGGTCACCCACAGCAAAAGTCTCGACACGGGCAGCTGCCGCATCTGTAAGATGCCTCTGCATAGTGAGGAAGACTTCCTGGAGCATTGTCAGATGCACCCCGACTTGAGGAACTCTCTGACGGGTTTCCGGTGTGTGGTGTGCATGCAGACAGTCACCTCCACGTTGGAGCTCAAGATCCACGGGACCTTCCACATGCAAAAAACGGGGACCATGTCCGCAAACCAATCCACCGGGCGCGGCAACGCTATCTCTCACAACCAGCAGCTACATAACGTCCAAAAACCGTTCAAGTGCGCGTCTTGCCTGAAAGATTTCCGTTCAAAGCAGGATCTGGTCAAGCTGGACATCAACGGCCTGCCTTACGGACTCTGTGCATCTTGCGTGGCCAGCGCCGGTTCCAAGAGCTCCAGCCCGATGATGAACGGAGGCCGACAACAGCAGCACCAGGGAGGCGCCCCCACTCCAGCGCCCAACGCTCCTCAGTGGATCCAAGGAGAGAGTCTCAGCCCCGGCGAGGGGAAAAGCAAAaccgcctcctcctcgtcctcgtcctcgtcgaCATCCTCAACTGCGGCCACGAAGACACGGTGCTCGACCTGCAACGTGAAGTTCGAGTCCGAGGCAGAATTGCAAAATCACGTCCAGACGGTGCACGCGGGGGACAGCGGCAGCGGACAGCTAAAGACGCCTCAGATGTCTCCCATGCCCAGATCCAGTCCATCGCAAACTGAGGAG aagaagaCGTACCAGTGCATCAAATGTCAGATGGTGTTCTACAGTGAGTGGGACATCCAAGTTCATGTCGCCAACCACATGCTCG